One window from the genome of Cryptomeria japonica chromosome 6, Sugi_1.0, whole genome shotgun sequence encodes:
- the LOC131051053 gene encoding probable WRKY transcription factor 57 produces MEGEQQQPRESEMWKMAGDIQSAMFAEDVKPLTASESGWNSGGVSNRELVFPTSTSTEMLHPSSHGGLIYGHSASSGWNSMELADHTGLGISRTAGELSHLMDIGEGFDSSYISFTQCLQSGLQMDASEYHSMSRSLGLTRGSHHHFADYNSNCNNSDDIPHSSFDFPSPLAEASEHMGDAPNVPTTPNSSLSSSSAEGNEEATAVSTKQPAAAATQADQAPAATADQEEAQDKLSADSKKVSKPRKKGQKRNREPRFAFMTKSDVDHLEDGYRWRKYGQKAVKNSPYPRSYYRCTNGKCSVKKRVERSFEDPSIVITTYEGQHTHQSPALLRSSGGGGGGGGGGVAPALASDHLLHAHLAAADQRGNMSMSMSMSMTTSPFTPSPLDYPLQMMVQAPPRTNTTSLFDHQGVPSPHPALQRSQPQSAQNLSLTDHGLLQDIFPSGMRKLS; encoded by the exons ATGGAAGGCGAGCAGCAGCAGCCTCGTGAGAGCGAGATGTGGAAGATGGCAGGGGACATTCAATCTGCAATGTTTGCAGAAGACGTAAAGCCATTAACGGCTTCTGAATCTGGTTGGAACTCAGGAGGGGTCTCCAATAGAGAGTTAGTGTTTCCGACTAGTACTAGTACGGAGATGCTGCATCCGTCAAGCCATGGTGGCTTAATTTACGGGCACTCCGCCTCGTCCGGATGGAATAGCATGGAATTGGCGGACCATACAGGGCTTGGAATATCCAGGACTGCCGGGGAGCTCTCTCATTTGATGGACATAGGTGAGGGGTTCGATTCCTCTTACATTAGCTTCACGCAGTGTTTGCAGTCCGGGTTGCAGATGGACGCCTCGGAGTATCATTCTATGTCCCGGTCTTTGGGATTAACCCGGGGTTCTCACCACCACTTTGCCGACTATAACAGCAATTGTAATAATTCGGATGATATTCCGCACAGCTCCTTCGATTTTCCCTCGCCCCTTGCGGAAGCGAGTGAGCACATGGGGGACGCTCCTAATGTGCCCACCACGCCAAACTCTTCCTTGTCTTCGTCTTCAGCAGAAGGAAACGAGGAAGCTACTGCGGTATCTACTAAGCAACCAGCAGCTGCTGCTACTCAGGCTGACCAGGCTCCTGCTGCTACAGCGGATCAGGAAGAAGCGCAGGATAAGCTCTCAGCGGACTCAAAAAAAGT AAGCAAGCCAAGAAAGAAGGGGCAGAAGCGGAATCGTGAGCCCAGATTTGCATTTATGACCAAGAGCGATGTAGATCACTTGGAGGATGGATATAGATGGCGCAAGTATGGGCAGAAAGCCGTAAAGAACAGTCCTTACCCCAG GAGTTACTACAGATGCACAAATGGTAAATGCTCTGTGAAGAAGAGAGTCGAAAGGTCCTTTGAAGATCCCAGCATAGTCATTACAACTTATGAGGGCCAACATACTCATCAAAGCCCCGCCTTGTTGCGCAGCTCCGGTGGAGGCGGCGGCGGTGGCGGCGGTGGCGTCGCACCAGCATTAGCATCAGATCATCTTCTTCATGCCCATTTAGCAGCTGCAGATCAACGTGggaatatgagtatgagtatgagTATGAGTATGACTACATCTCCATTTACTCCATCTCCCTTAGATTATCCCTTGCAAATGATGGTGCAGGCTCCTCCACGCACAAATACAACATCTCTTTTCGACCATCAAGGAGTTCCATCGCCTCATCCTGCACTGCAACGTTCACAGCCGCAATCTGCACAAAACCTTAGTCTTACAGACCATGGCCTTCTCCAGGACATTTTTCCCTCGGGGATGCGCAAACTCTCTTAA